The genomic segment GCGACTGGTTGGAGACGTATTCGAGGCGGCCGACGCGGTCGGTGTCCCACAGCGCGCCCAGCCAGAACTGGGCCGACGTGGCCGGGGCGACCAGGACGGCCAGCAGGGTGGCGCCCGCGGCGGTGCCGGCGGCCACCGCGGCCGCCCGATACTGCCGGGTCACGATCAGGTAGCCGATGAAAACCACGGGCGTCAGCTTGATGGCCGAGGCGATGCCGATGAAGGCGCCCGCCCACCGCCGGCCCGAGATCAGCGCCCGCAGGTCGAGACAGACGAGCAGGAGCAGGACCAGGTTGACCTGGCCGAAGCTGAACGTGTCACGGGCGGGCTCGAACACCAGCACGGCCAGAAACACCAGCGAGCAGGTCATCCACATCGGCCGGCCGTGCCGCCGCACGACCGGCGCGACGAACCAGCGCAGCAGCAGGACCACGGCCGCGGTGTTGACGACGATGCTGCCGGCCACGGCGACCGGCCAGGAGGTCAACGCGAGCGGGCTCAGGACCAGCGCGGCGAACGGCGGGTAGGTGAAGCCGTACTCGGTGTCGTTGTAGAGGAAGTCGTAGAGATCGCCCCCGTCGAGCAGCCAGTAACGGACCGCGCCGCGATAGACGCCCAGGTCGAAGAACTCGCGGAAGGTCGGCACGGTCACCAGGAACACGCCGACGGCCAGCGCCGCGACGGCCACGATCAAGATCTGCCCGTACGGGCTCAGCGGTCGTCTCATCGGGAAGCCGCCACCCGGTAGACGGCGGGCGAACTCGCCAGGCGTACGCCCGCGAAAACGGCTACGCCCAGCAGCGCGCCCACAGTCGCCAGCAGGAACCGCTCCGCGTCGGCGGCGAACCCGTCGGGCAACACCACCAGCACCAGGACCGCGCAGGCGCCGGCCAGCAGGTGCCGCACCCAGTGCTGCCCGGCCGCGGCGGCCAGCGGCACCAGACCCCAGATCACATACCAGGGGCGCAGCGCCGGGCCGAACGCGACGATCGCCACCAGCACGATGCCGAGACCGTAGAGCGGGCCCAACCGGCTCCGGTAAGTCCACACCAGACCGGCCACGACCAGGACGGCGAGCACACCCAGCCAGCGCCAGAAGCCGACGCCGCCCTCGGTCACGCGGGCCAGCACGTTCGTCAGCGACAGGTTCTGCGGCGAGATCGGGGTGTCGAGGGCGGAGACCCAGCCGTACCCCGTGCCCGCGACCACCGTGAACACGGCGGTCGCGGCGGCCGCCGTCACACCGACCGCGGCCGACGCGCGCAGCCGCGGCCACCGCCCGGGCAGACGCGCCGCCCAGATCACCGCGATCGCCACCAACCCCAGTCCGGCCGGGGCCTTGACCAGCGTCGCCCCCACGACCAGCACGGTGGCGACGATCGGCCGGTCCCGGAGCGCGGCGGCCAGCCCGGCGGCGAGCAGCCCCACCATCAGGGCGTCGTTGTGCGCGCCGCCGACGAAATGGATCAGCACGAGCGGGTTGAGCACGGCCAGCCAGAGCGCCGAAGCGGGATCGATCCCGGCCTGCCGGGCCAGCATGGGCATCACGTAGGCGAGGAGGGCCAGTCCCGCCACGGCCAGCAGCCGCATCAGGATCACGCCGGTCAGCAGGTGCTCCCCGATGGGCGCGGTCATCATGTCGGCCAAGAACAGGAAGACCGGCCCGTACGGGCTGGGGGTGTGCTGCCAGATCTCGGGCACCTGGGCGGCGAAGAAGCCACCGAGCGCCGACGGCCCGGCCCGGTAGACGTCGTAGCCGTCACCCAGCATCACGCCCTGCACGAGGTAGCTGTAGACGTCCCGGCTGAACAGGGGCGGCGCCACCAGCAACGGCGCCGACCACAGGGCAAGCGTCGACCACTCCTGCTCGGCGCGGCTGTGCCGGGTCACCCGGCCGTACCACCACCAGGCCAGAACCAGCAGGGCGAGGCCGCTGTAGACGCCGACGAGCCCGATCCGCACATGCTTGAGCCCCGCGAAGAACGGAACGCCGACCGGCAACGCCCCCGCGCCGAGCCCACCGAGCGCAACCAGACCGGACCCGGCGAACCCCGTGGCCCGCGCCAGGACAGCGTGATCTCTGAACACGGCAGCACCATTTCAATGAAGGGTGTCGCCGCGGGGACGAGACGCCGTCCCCCACATGACGGCCCGATGGCAGGGCCGCCGCTTCCTCGGAGATCAGAGTCGTGAAGCACGCCGGCGACGCAGCGCCAGAACAGACATCGAGACGGCGGTCGTACCCCCGCCAGCTCATTCCTCCAGTCCGTGGCCCCAGACCCACGCGGCGATGCCGACTCGATTACGGACGTCGAGCTTCCGCTGGATGCTGGCGACATGAGTTTTGGCCGTACCGGCCGAGATGAGCAGTTCGGACCCGATCTGCGCGTTGGTCATTCCCTTGGCGACCAGAACAGCGATCTCCGTTTCCCGGTTCGTCAGGGCGTCCACCGGTTTCGGGGCCTTGGGTCTTCCGGCATTCCGATGGTGTTTCAGCAGGTTGACGGTGAGTGAAGGGCTGATCAGCGTGTCGCCCGCCATTGCGGCACGCGTTGCCTCCACCAGCAGCGTCGGCCCGGACCGTTTCAACAGGAAGCCGCAAGCGCCGTAGCTCAGCGCAGTGTGGACGTATTCGTCGAGCTCGAATGTCGTCACCACCACCACCCGCATCGGAGACGTGGCGTCGAGCCCGGCGAGCCGGCGGGTGACCTCCAGCCCGTCCATCCGCGGCATGCGGATGTCGGCCAGCACGACGTCCGGGTTCAATGCCGCGGCGAGTTCGACGGCTTGCAGACCATCGGAGGCTTCGCCGACCACCTCCATGTCCGGTTGCGAATCCAGGACGAGGCGGAATCCCACGCGTACGGCTTCCTGGTCGTCGGCAAGGAGGATGCGAATGGTCACGATCGAAACCGTAGTTGGACTTCACTGCGTTCAGCCACGGGTTCGTCGCGATCCGAGCGCCGCAAGCCGGGCGGGCCGGGCCGGCCGCCCCGGTCGGCTATGCCCTTCGGCAGAGGCTCTTCCTTGCCCCGGTCCGGCCCGGCCCGGCCGCTCTGCAGTTCGGCAGATGTGCCGACCGGCCCGTCCCGGCAGGCTGAGCTGCGATCGACCTCAAAGGAGGAAGCATGGTGAGCCAGGCCGCCGAACCACGTCCGGTACCCGGGCGATTCAACCGGACGACCTTGATCGGTTACACGGCCTTCTTCGCGCTGTTGCTGTACGGGTTGGCCCATACCTACTGGGCTCTCGGGGGAGCCGGCTTTCCCTTCGGCGCCGACGACGCCAACCCCGAGTATTCGGCGTTCCCGCACCTCGGGCGCGACAGGCTGGCCCCGTGGATCGCGGGCTGGCTGTTGGGCAGCGCTGCGGTCGCGCTTCTCATGGCGCTGCCGGGACGGCGGCGGATTCCTACCCTGTTCCTGGTAGGCGCCTCCGCGATCTCGGCCGCCACCGTGTTCTTCGCCCTCGCCGACTTCCGCATCCTCGGCAATGTGGCATACCTGTTCATGCTGAAGTTCAGCGCGATCAACTGGACCGTCCTCAACCAGCTGTTCGCGGTGGTCTCCGTGGGCCTCATGGTCGCGTCGGCGGTCGTCTATCAGCGTCGCGTGTCCGGTGCGTGCACCCGCTGCGGACGTTCCAGCGCCACCGCCGGCTGGACCTCGCCGCAGGTTGCCGCCCGCTGGGGCCGGAAAGCCGCGTACCTGGCGGTCGTCGTCCCCCTGCTGTACGCCAGCACCCGGTGGGCCTGGGTGCTGGGCTTCCCGCTCGGCCTGTCCGACCAGCTGTGGGAGGAAGGCCAGAAGGACCACCTCTGGCTCTACGGCGCTGCGCTGGCCACCATGGGGGCGCTCGGCTCGCTGCTCACGTTGGGCCTGGTGCAACGCTGGGGCGAAGTGTTTCCCCGGTGGATGGTCGGCCTCCGGGGCCGGCGGGTGCCCCTGTCCCTGGCCGTCGTCCCGGCCGCCCTGGTCTCGATCATGGTGACGATCGCCGGGGTGATGTACATCCGGCTGCACTTCCAGGGAGCTTTCGACAATCAGAAGGAGGACTGGGGTGCCACGGTACCGGAAATGATCTGGCCGATTTGGGGTCTCGCCCTGGCCACCGCCACCCTCGCCTATTACTTCCGGCGGCGCGGTGTGTGCAAACGATGCGCCCGCGGTGAGGGGTTCAAGTGAACGCTGCCTATGTCACGCTCACCGTCATCGCTTCGGTCTTCACCGGCTCCGCCGCGATCTTCTACCTGATCGGCCACAAATATCCGCAAGCGCAGCTGGAGATGAAGAAGCTGCCGCCGTACTGGATGTCCCGGCTCGGCGGCATCCTGGCGGCCGGCGCGCTGGGTCTTCTGATGGGCTTCGTGGTGCCGGCTGTCGGCACCTTGGCCGCGGTGGGACTCATTCTTTATTTCATCCTCGCGATCGGCGCCCATCTGCGCGTCGGATCGCGCAACATCATCGGTGCGATCGTGTTTCTCACCACGCTGGTCGCTCAGCTGGTGGTGGCAGTGGCTGATCACCGGCCCTGGTGACCTGCGGCCGCTCGTACGTCGAGGAAACCGGGATCGGCAGTGGGCTCAGTCCATCGGCAGGTGCGCGGTGACCCGCCAGCCGTGCCCACCGTGGACGCCGAACTCCAGAGTCCCGCCGAGGGCCCGGACGCGTCCGGCCAGCTCCTCCAGTCCGGTCGAACGATGGTGCCCACGGTCACCGAAAGGGCTGCCACCGGGCTCGATGACGCGAGGCGGGCCGTTGATCACGGACACCGTGAGCACCGGCTGGGAGCGCTCGGAGCCGACCACCACGGACACGGTCACCGACGGTGTGCTGCCGGCGTGCCGACGTATGTTGGTCAGCGCCTCCACCACCAACCGATGCCCGGTGCTCGCCACTTCGCGGGGCACTCGGCGGATCTCTTCGCCGGACCGGTCGACGATCAGACGCACGTCGGCCGGACCGGCCGCTCGGAACCGGTCGACGATGTCCGCGATGTCGTCCAGGCCGTGGCACTCCCGCTGCGTCTCGTCCGCCGCTTCCCGCCCGAGCACAGCTGTGGCGTCGCCGGACCGGAGAATGCCGACGGTCCGGTCCATGGAGCCCAGAGCTTGCAGGCCGCAGGCTTCGATCTGCTGAAGCAACAGCAGCAGCTTCTCCGGCTTTTCCGCGCCGATCACTTGGGCCGCTTGAGCCAGCGCGACGACACCGGACACGTCGTGAGCGACGAAGTCGTGCAGATCGCCCGCCAACTGGAGGCGCTGACCAAGACGGGCCTCGTGCACCGCCTGGAACCTGCGGGTCTCCAGACGGCGCAGAGCGCCGCCGGTGGCGGCCGCGGCGACGGCGACGAGCGCGAAGAACGCGCCCTGCGCGGCAGTCTCCGTCGCGGTCGGGGGGATCTGAAGCCGGAAGAGTGCAGTCGACGCCAGCACCCCCAGCACAACGCAAAGCACGACCGCCTGCCGTGTCTCCGCGTAGCGGGCAACGAGACAAATCAGGAGCAGAAGCCCAGCTATCTCCACCAGCGTGACCACGCCGGTGGTCTTCTCCGATGCTGGTGGGTCGCTCGACAGAGTGCCCAGGGCGGAGCTCACAGCCACCACGACAACGACCACCGGCAAGACCATCCGGTTCCGGACACGCAGTGCGACGGCTGCGACAACACCCAGTACGGCGACCGTCATGGGCAAGACCGACGCAGTCATGCAGTTTCCCGAGCCACGTCGCGTGGCCTGCCTGGCATTCGCTGATGCTGACAGCACGTGGCTGTGACTCCGCTGAGAGTCGCGCCCGCCGACGGGATATCGGCGTTCAGCTGATCCGCAACGTGATGCCCAGGTTGTTGCGGCCGGTTCTGGTGTCCCACACGCCCTGGTCGGCCAGGTGGATGGCGTACGCGGGGATGGTGGCCAGGCGGGGGGACGGGTCGGGCAGCGAGAGGGCCAGACTGTAAGCACCGGCGGCGGGGGCCGTGAAGGTCGCGCGCAGGGTCACCTCCTGGCCGGGGAGCAGGGTGCGCAGGTCGGCGGGGATGCGGACCGTGGTGGTGCGGCCGGCGGTGGTGGTCAGCAGCAGGTTGACGGGCCGGTTGGTGAGGGGGGCGGCGAAGCCGTCGTTGGTCAGGATCAGCTGGGCGGTGACCTGGGTGCCCCGGGTGGCCGTGGTCGGGAGGGTGGCGCGGACCAGGCGCAGGCGGTAGCCGAGGCGGCGGGCGGCCTCGGTGCGGCCGGCGGCGCCCCACGAGGTGAGGACCTCGGCGTTGAAGGACGGGTTGAGGTAGGTCCAGTGGTAGCGGGCCATCTCGCTGCGTGCGTTGGGCCACGTGGAGCGTGACGAGACGTCGCAGGTTTCGCCGCCTACGAGTGTGGTGGTCGAAGCGGCCAGCCACGCGGTGTCGTCGGGGGCGGTGAACGTTCCGTAGTCGTCGGTGCCGGCCAGGAAGCAGTCGTTGTGCAGCCCGATGCGGGTCACGCCGGGGAAGAGCCGGCGCTTGTATTCGGGGGTGCGCACCTGGATCTGGGTGGTGGGGCCGGTGGCCGCGAGCAGGGCGGCCAGCACGGCCTTGCGGTCGGCCCAGTTCTGGGGGGTCAGCACGCCGGGCGACGTCGAGAAGTTGTCGCTGTAGTACCACTCGCCCCACTGGCCGATGAAGCCCGCCTGCAACGCGGCGATCACCTCGGCGTTCGCTTGGAGAGTGGGGGCCAGCTGGGTGATGTGCTCGAGGACGCGGGTCAGCGGGGCGTCGGCGGAAGAGGTGTCGCTGTACGAGAAGCGGAGCACGATCTTGACGCCGGCTGCGCGGACCGCGGTGAGGTCGGCCCCGATCCGGGTCAGGTCGGCGGCGGACAGCGCGGTGTCGCGGGCGAGGTAGTAATGCCGGTAGACCAGGCTGCGGGCCTCAGTGAGGGGGCCCGGGTGAGGTCGGCGGCGATCAGCGGCTCGTACGCAGCGCCCAGCCGGGTCTCGCTGTACGTGAAGAAGCCGCGCCCGGGGTTGGCGAAGACCTCCGACGAAGCGGGGTAGGACCTGGTCGCGGCCTGGGCCGGGCCGGGCGGGAGGAGCACGGCGACGGCCAGGGCCGCGACGGTCAGCAGGCGCATGACCCGGCTCATCGGCCGGATCAGGCCGAAATCAAGGAGAAACGACTGTGCGCAGCGGCGGCAGTCCGTTGAAGCCGACCGCCGAATAGGTCGCCGTGTACGCGCCTGTTCCGTGGATCCGGATCACCTCGCCGGCCGCCAGGTCCAGCGGGAGATCGTAGGGCGCGTGCTGATACAGAATGTCGACGCTGTCGCAGGTCGGACCGGCCAGGATGACCGGGCCGGTGGGACCGCCGCGGGGGGCCGTCAACTCGTACTGGATGGCCTCGTCCTCGGTTTCGGCCAGCCCGCCGAACCGGCCCACGTCGAGGTAGACCCAGCGCGGCTCGTCGTCGTACGACTTGCGGGACACCAGCACCACCTGCGTGTGCAGGACCCCGGCCGGACCGGCGATGTAGCGTCCGGGCTCGATCATGAGAGACGGCGGCTTGTGTCCGAAATGGCGACGAACGGCGTCGAAAACAGCGGAGGCGAACGCGGAGATCGGCGCCACCGGCGTGCGATAGGGCACCGGGAAGCCGCCGCCCGCGTTGAGAATCCGCAGCGAGATGCCCGACTGCTCGAGCACCTTGAAGATCCAGGCCGCGGTGGCGATCGACGGCTCCCACCGGTCGGGGTGCAGCTGCTGCGAACCCACGTGGAAGGCGATGCCCGCCGGGTCGAGCCCGCGCAACGCGGCCACCTTCATCAGCTCGGCCGCCATCTCGGGCACGCACCCGAACTTGCGCGACAGCGGCCATCGGGCGCCGTCGCTCGACGCCAGCACCCGGCACAGCACCGAGGAGCCGGGCGCATGCGTGACGATCTTGTCGAGCTCCATGTCGCTGTCGAACGAGAACATCCGGACCCCACGGGCGTACGCGTACGCGATGTCCTCGCTTTTCTTGATCGTGTTGCCGTAGCTGAGGTCGCCCGGGGACGCGCCCGCGGCCAGGCAGAGGTCGATCTCGGCCCGGCTCGCCACGTCGAACTGGCAGCCGGCGGCGACCAGCGCCCGGAGCAACGGTGGCTCGGGGTTGGCCTTGACGGCATAGTGGACGCCGGCCCCGGCGAAGGCGTGCGCGATCCGCTCGTACTGGGTGCGGGCCACGTCCACATCGATCACCAGGCAGGGCGTCTGGTCCAGGCCGGCCTGCAGGAACTGTTGTGCATCTGCGGTCACTGTCATGGCTTCGTGTCCTCATCGGCGACGGGGCAACGATCGGTATGACGGGCTAGCAATTGGACACAGCGTACTTCTGCCGATGCGTTCCGTGGTTATTCGACTGTGACAACAAGAACGGATCTGCCCGGGCCGACCCGGACGAATTACTGTGGTCGCCGTGTTCGACATGCTCTCCGCGCCGGAGCAGCAGGCGTATCGGCTGCTGGTGCGCATGGCCGGCGCCGCCCCGGCCGATCTTGCGGCGCAGGCCGCCTTGCCCGGCGACGAGGCCCGGGCCCTGCTCGAGGCGCTGCACCGCAAGGGGCTGGCCACCGCCGGCCCGATCTTCCACGCCCTGCCGGCCGACGTCGCGCTGGGCGACGCCCTGCTGCGCGAGCAGCAGTCGCTGGAGTCGGCCCGCCGGCTGGTGGCCACGCTGAGCGAGGAATACCGCACGAACGCGCGCCGCCGCAGCCCCGAGCATCTGGTCGAGATCGTGACCGGCGCGGCCGCGCTGCGCGACCGGCTGCGCGAGATGCAGGACTCGGCCCGCGAGGAGATCCTCTGGTTCTGCCGGGCCAACCCGATAGCGATGCAGGGCCCGGAGAACACCGAGGAGTTGACGGCCCTCGACCGGGGCGTCCGGTATCGCGCGATCTACGAGCGCGAATTGCTGGAGAAGCCCGGCGAACTGGAGAGCATCGTCGACGCCATGAAACTCGGTGAACTTTCCCGCACGCTCCCCCAGCTGCCCGTACGCCTGGCCGTGGCCGACCGCGCGCTGGCGATCTGCCCGCTCGTGCCGGACGCGGCGCGCGGCGTCGGGGAGCCCACCGCGGCCCTGATCCGCCCCAGTGAGCTCCTCGACGCCCTGGTCGCCCTCTTCGAGAGCTATTGGGAGCGCGCCACCCCGCTGCGACCCGACGGCAGCGAGGAGGAGCCCGACAAGTTGTTGCTTTCGCTGTTCGTCGCGGGGTTGCCCGACAAGTCCATCGCGACCCAGCTCGGCGTCAGCCGCAGGACTGTCCAGCGCCGCCTCGACCGCCTGATGGAGGCGGCCGGCGTGGACACCCGGGCCGGCTTGGCGTTCCAGGCCGCCCGCCGAGGCTGGTTGTAAGCGCCGCAGGCGGGCCAGCGGTCTTCTGCCAGCGGCCTCATCGGCCGTACGCCCTGATCACGGTCTGCTCGACCGAGTTGCCCGATTCATCGGAGGCGGCGACGCGCAGCGACACCGGGCCCCGGCCGGGCGGGACGAGCACAACCGACCCCAGCATGAGCGCCGGTTTCCAGCTGCGACCGTCGTCGGCCGAGGTGGCGACCGAGACCTGCCGGGCGCCCGGCACCCGCACGGTCAGCAGATCCAGGGCGCTGATCCCGTACGAGACCTGGAGCAGCGGCAATGTCCCACCCGAACCCGACTTGAAGGTCCACGAGGTCGACGTCGACGTGCCGTACAGCCAGTCGTCGCCGCCGCGGGCGGTCGCCATGTCGAGCCGGTACGTCGCGTTCCCGGCCGGCACGGTGACGTCCTGCCAGCCGTTCGGCAGGTCGGCGACCACGCGGCCGTTACGCGACAGCTCGGCCCCGGAATCCGTGACCAGGTAGTGCCGGTCGGTGCTGTCCACGAACGACGCCACCCGCAGCTGCAGCGTGTTGCCCGTCCGGGTGCTGGTGTGACCGGACGGCGTGGCCGGGCGGACCACCGGCGCGTACCAGGACTCCGACGACGAGCCGGCCCGGGCGTACGAGACCGGGTCCTCGACGATTCCCCCTTGCAGAGCGCCACCCATGTTGTTCCACGGGAACTCGTGGTGAACCTGGTGCTGCCACACGCTGTCACCGGTCGAGACCCATTCCTCACGTACGGTCGGCGTCCGCACGTCGCGTTGCGTGTCGTTCCACGAGTACTCCTGATACGGCCGCCATCCGAAGCGCTGCTCGCGGACCCAGTCGAAGCCGCCGTTGTGGGCGTAGCGCGAGCTGATCCGGCGCGAGTTGGCCGCGGTCACCTGGTGCACGATCCCGTTGGGCACCTGACCCCGGCTGACCTGGAACACGTCGTACAGGTAGGGGCTGTTGGTCGTGAGCGTGAGCGAGATGCTCGCACCCGCAGCAGCCGCGCGGGCCAGGATCCGCTGCCCGTCGTCGTGCGCCACCAGCGCGACCGGGATCGGCAGGCGCGTCTCGGCGCTCGGATCCCACGGCTGCCAGGCGCTGGTGTCGGCGGGCACCGCCACCAGCGCGATCGCCGCCCCGGCGGCGGCCGCCGCCCGCGCGGCCTCGTCCGCGTTGTCGGACTCGAGCACCACGGCCTGGCCGCGCACGTTACCGCCGAGCCCCTTCACGAGGCCGAAACGGCGAGTTCCCTCGTACGCCGGGGAGTTGACGCACAGATTGATGTCGAGCTCACCGGTCACGCCCGGAATGCTCGCCTGCACCAGTGGGGCCACGAGCTGCCAGCGCGACGAGAACTCGTAGCTGCCCCGGCGCAGCTTCGCGGTCGGCGTGACGTTGATCTTCTGGACCGCGCTGAAGTTCATGAAGCCGTTGATGATGCCGCGGCCGCTGCCGGTCATCCGTCGTACGTAATAACTCTCGACCGTCCGCTGCTCGGCCGGCTTCGGCGTCACGATCCGGATCGGCTTGGCCGTCCGGGCGTCGAGCACCACGGTCAGATCCCGGTCGACCTTGAGCTCGGGAATGGTGACCAGATTGTCCTGCTCGTCCTGGGGGCCGCCGCTGGGGATCGTGGCGTCGACCAGGTAGTCCCCCTCGGCCACCTGGAACGTCTTGGTCTCACCGGTCATCAGGAAGTTGAGGATGTCGAAGCGCCGGTCGTCCCCGAACGCCTGCAGCACCGGCACCGGCGCGGGCCGGCCGTCCCGGCCCACGGCCTTGAACGTGACCAGATGCCGTCGTTTGTCGAGAGTGCCGCCAAGCGCGGTCGTGACCTGCACGCCGCCCGGCGCGGTGGCGGTGAGCCAGCCGTCGAGCTGCCCCGGCTCCACGGCCGGGAGGTTCCAGCCGAGCGTCGCCTCGGCACTGCCACCCGCCGGAACGCTCACGGTCGCGGGGGCCACGGTGATCTGCGGCAAGGAGGAACGCAAGGTCAGAGTGACAGGCGCGGCGCCGGTGTTGGTGTAGGTGACCTTGCGTGTCACCGCCGGGTCGCCCAGGGCGTGCAACCCGAAGTCGGCGATCCCGGTGCCCGAGACGTTCTGGCGAACGGCGCGGGCCACATCGACCCGGCCCGACCCTTGCCCGTAGACCGGAGTGCCGGCCGTCGTCACCGCGGTGCTGACCAGCGCGTTCTTGATCTGCGGGCCGGACCAGTCCGGGTGCTGCTGCGCGACGACGGCGGCCGCCCCCGCGACGTGCGGCGTGGCCATCGACGTGCCGTTGGCCGCGGTGTAGAGCTCGTCGACGGGCTCACCCATCGCGGTGCCGGCGGCGCGCGCGGCCACGATCCCGACGCCGGGCGCGGTGATCTCGGGCTTGAGCCCCTCGTCGCCCGGTCGCGGGCCACGGCTGGAGAAGCCGGCCAGCTGGTTGTCGCGGTCGACGGCGCCCACGGTCAGCGCCGACGGGGCCGCACCGGGCGTGCCGACCGCGTAGTCGGTGCCCTCGTTGCCCGCCGCCACCACGAACAGCGCGCCGGTGGAGGCGCTGAGCTCGTCCACCGCGGCGCTCATAGGGTCGGTGCCGTCGGTCGCGCTGCCGCCCAGGCTCATGTTGACGACCTTGGCCCCGGCGCCCGCGGCCCACTCCATGCCCGCGATGATGCCGCTCTCGTAGCCGGTGCCGCTGTCGTCGAGCACCTTGCCGATCAGCAGTTTCGCCCCGGGCGCGACGCCCTTGCGGGTGCCGCCGGACCCCGCGCCCGAGCCGGCCACCGTGGCCGCCACGTGGGTGCCGTGTCCGAAGTGGTCGGCGGTGTCGGGGCTGCCGCTGAAGTCGCGCGCCTCGGTGACGCGCCCGGCCAGGTCGGGGTGGTTCTGGTCGGCCCCGGTGTCGAGCACGGCCACGGTCACGCCGGTGCCGTCCAGCCCGGCCTTCCAGGCCTCGGGCGCGCCGATCTGGGCCGTGCTGCGGTCGAGCACCGGCGTGACCCGGCCGTCGAGCCAGATCCGGTCGGTGGTCGCGGTGCGGGCGGCGCTTGCGGCTCCGGCTTGCGTACGCCAGAAGGCCGCGAGGGAGTCCTTGTCGGCGCGCACCGCTACGGCCCCGATGCTGGGCAGCGCGGTGCCGGCCGGGGCGCCCAGCGTACGGGCGGTGTCCGCGCCCCGGGCCGACCGGACGATCAGCGGGAGGGTGTCGCGGGCGGCGTCGCCGTAGCCCTGGTCGACCAGCCGCTGCACGTCGAACAGTTCGGCATCGACGCGCCCGGCGGCGAGCAGCGGTACGGCGTCGGCGGGGACCACCCGTACGCCGTCCCGGGTCTCGACCGTCGTGAACGACATGCGCTCGCGACCGGGGGCCGGCCGCACCGACGCCGCCACCCGCCCGTCGCCCGCGGGCACGAGCTGGACGACGTCGCCGGTGATCAGCGTGATCGACCGGGCCGCGGGCGACGGGGCCGGGGCGGCAGCGGCCGGTCCTGGCGGGGACACGGCCGCTGCGCCGGCTCCGATCAGGAGGCCGGCCGTCAGGACACCGGTCAGGCGTTTACTTCGTGACAAGGCCGACTCCTCAGCGCTCGGGATGAACGCATTGTGAAGTCGGTCGATCTCCAGCCGGGAGATCCCGGCCCTGCCGCACAGGCGACATGGCGCGATGTGGACAACCGTCGATTTCAAGAAAGTGACAGAGCTGTTGCCTTCGCGGCGGCCAGGCTGGTGAAGCCCTCCAACCGGTACGTCACCTGATCCCGCTCCCAGATCAGGGTGGGGGTGGCCAGCCGGGCGGTGGCGGTGTGCTCCTGACCGAAGCGGTCGACGTAGGTGAGCGTGTGCGGCTCGGGCAACCAGATCGACATGCCCGGCCCCATGTCGACCCATTCGGCGTCGCGCGCCTGCTTCACGAAGGCCCCCGCGGAACCGGCGAACTGGTCGAACCGCACGCTGCCGCCGCGATAGACCGCGCTGACCACCCGGGGC from the Paractinoplanes abujensis genome contains:
- a CDS encoding glycosyltransferase 87 family protein, with amino-acid sequence MRRPLSPYGQILIVAVAALAVGVFLVTVPTFREFFDLGVYRGAVRYWLLDGGDLYDFLYNDTEYGFTYPPFAALVLSPLALTSWPVAVAGSIVVNTAAVVLLLRWFVAPVVRRHGRPMWMTCSLVFLAVLVFEPARDTFSFGQVNLVLLLLVCLDLRALISGRRWAGAFIGIASAIKLTPVVFIGYLIVTRQYRAAAVAAGTAAGATLLAVLVAPATSAQFWLGALWDTDRVGRLEYVSNQSLRGVVARLELPSAFWPAAVALVLALWFLRVQRADHVAGFAATGIVACLISPVTWVHHLVWLLPALFLLTDAALRAGSRRRLAALFAVYVILSSSVVWLWWAGADGFLAAIGSNTYVWISIGLLVALPFRTEDRADRPGGRLWSPA
- the mptB gene encoding polyprenol phosphomannose-dependent alpha 1,6 mannosyltransferase MptB; the protein is MFRDHAVLARATGFAGSGLVALGGLGAGALPVGVPFFAGLKHVRIGLVGVYSGLALLVLAWWWYGRVTRHSRAEQEWSTLALWSAPLLVAPPLFSRDVYSYLVQGVMLGDGYDVYRAGPSALGGFFAAQVPEIWQHTPSPYGPVFLFLADMMTAPIGEHLLTGVILMRLLAVAGLALLAYVMPMLARQAGIDPASALWLAVLNPLVLIHFVGGAHNDALMVGLLAAGLAAALRDRPIVATVLVVGATLVKAPAGLGLVAIAVIWAARLPGRWPRLRASAAVGVTAAAATAVFTVVAGTGYGWVSALDTPISPQNLSLTNVLARVTEGGVGFWRWLGVLAVLVVAGLVWTYRSRLGPLYGLGIVLVAIVAFGPALRPWYVIWGLVPLAAAAGQHWVRHLLAGACAVLVLVVLPDGFAADAERFLLATVGALLGVAVFAGVRLASSPAVYRVAASR
- a CDS encoding response regulator, with translation MTIRILLADDQEAVRVGFRLVLDSQPDMEVVGEASDGLQAVELAAALNPDVVLADIRMPRMDGLEVTRRLAGLDATSPMRVVVVTTFELDEYVHTALSYGACGFLLKRSGPTLLVEATRAAMAGDTLISPSLTVNLLKHHRNAGRPKAPKPVDALTNRETEIAVLVAKGMTNAQIGSELLISAGTAKTHVASIQRKLDVRNRVGIAAWVWGHGLEE
- a CDS encoding DoxX family protein, with the translated sequence MNAAYVTLTVIASVFTGSAAIFYLIGHKYPQAQLEMKKLPPYWMSRLGGILAAGALGLLMGFVVPAVGTLAAVGLILYFILAIGAHLRVGSRNIIGAIVFLTTLVAQLVVAVADHRPW
- a CDS encoding sensor histidine kinase — encoded protein: MVTLVEIAGLLLLICLVARYAETRQAVVLCVVLGVLASTALFRLQIPPTATETAAQGAFFALVAVAAAATGGALRRLETRRFQAVHEARLGQRLQLAGDLHDFVAHDVSGVVALAQAAQVIGAEKPEKLLLLLQQIEACGLQALGSMDRTVGILRSGDATAVLGREAADETQRECHGLDDIADIVDRFRAAGPADVRLIVDRSGEEIRRVPREVASTGHRLVVEALTNIRRHAGSTPSVTVSVVVGSERSQPVLTVSVINGPPRVIEPGGSPFGDRGHHRSTGLEELAGRVRALGGTLEFGVHGGHGWRVTAHLPMD
- a CDS encoding DUF4832 domain-containing protein produces the protein MVYRHYYLARDTALSAADLTRIGADLTAVRAAGVKIVLRFSYSDTSSADAPLTRVLEHITQLAPTLQANAEVIAALQAGFIGQWGEWYYSDNFSTSPGVLTPQNWADRKAVLAALLAATGPTTQIQVRTPEYKRRLFPGVTRIGLHNDCFLAGTDDYGTFTAPDDTAWLAASTTTLVGGETCDVSSRSTWPNARSEMARYHWTYLNPSFNAEVLTSWGAAGRTEAARRLGYRLRLVRATLPTTATRGTQVTAQLILTNDGFAAPLTNRPVNLLLTTTAGRTTTVRIPADLRTLLPGQEVTLRATFTAPAAGAYSLALSLPDPSPRLATIPAYAIHLADQGVWDTRTGRNNLGITLRIS
- a CDS encoding type III PLP-dependent enzyme; the encoded protein is MTVTADAQQFLQAGLDQTPCLVIDVDVARTQYERIAHAFAGAGVHYAVKANPEPPLLRALVAAGCQFDVASRAEIDLCLAAGASPGDLSYGNTIKKSEDIAYAYARGVRMFSFDSDMELDKIVTHAPGSSVLCRVLASSDGARWPLSRKFGCVPEMAAELMKVAALRGLDPAGIAFHVGSQQLHPDRWEPSIATAAWIFKVLEQSGISLRILNAGGGFPVPYRTPVAPISAFASAVFDAVRRHFGHKPPSLMIEPGRYIAGPAGVLHTQVVLVSRKSYDDEPRWVYLDVGRFGGLAETEDEAIQYELTAPRGGPTGPVILAGPTCDSVDILYQHAPYDLPLDLAAGEVIRIHGTGAYTATYSAVGFNGLPPLRTVVSP